From a single Parambassis ranga chromosome 2, fParRan2.1, whole genome shotgun sequence genomic region:
- the LOC114431991 gene encoding X-linked retinitis pigmentosa GTPase regulator-like isoform X3 — translation MAGEAEDEIPGSGAVFTFGKSKFADNIPSIFWLKNDTPLKIACGDEHTALVTENGKLFMFGSNNWGQLGLGSKLTVNKPTCVKALKSEKVQLVACGRNHTLICTAKGKVYTSGGNSEGQLGLGDYEERTTFHRVGFFNALGPIKMLAAGSNTSAALTASGKLFMWGDNTEGQIGLGKESQACTPQEVSVGRPVSWVACGYYHSALVTVDGALYTFGERDSGKLGLGTDQLPGHRVPQLVKSIKEPVTQVACGGGHTVALTEDDMYTFGLGQFGQLGHGTFTFESRLPRLVDHFKRGRVCRVACGENHTAVITDGGLLYSFGDGRHGKLGLGEENFTNQFKPTLCPRFLRYNVQAATCGGCHMVVLARPRSRGCSDVTLEEDDVMEDYLEKPYVELLGDTADSSALHRSLSARVRRRERERSPDQFGAMFRTLPAMTPNSLHPPLPVSSQTIPPRLPPPELTHRKVLNGTHQGSIHQEQTGGDTDSVVESLTDTDSVRGLGDTTDFLNMTHVMKMDPSDKTLTLSPIQKELTKGFEEEGKGEEEEEEKEDDEEEEDEPSEDTEGGPPQEEPEADGEQRDGASEQPDTAEEETAQDDSRPANGTAAGRSLSGSHNRKVSLLFPTLDPQNTHRTMSSLSPAVPLQTTVLIQDEATKQQGPNPGGGPCQQRRSRPRRTPISILH, via the exons ATGGCAGGGGAGGCTGAGGACGAGATACCGG GATCCGGAGCCGTTTTCACTTTTGGAAAAAGCAAGTTTGCAGACAACATTCCCAGTATATTTTGGCTTAAAAACGACACCCCCCTAAAGATAGCGTGCGGGGACGAGCACACGGCTTTGGTGACAG AGAATGGAAAACTCTTCATGTTCGGCAGCAACAACTGGGGCCAGCTCGGCCTGGGGTCCAAACTGACTGTGAACAAGCCCACTTGTGTCAAAG CTCTGAAGTCTGAGAAGGTCCAGCTCGTGGCCTGTGGAAGGAACCACACCCTCATCTGCACAG CTAAAGGCAAAGTGTACACATCAGGCGGGAACAGCGAGGGACAGCTGGGGCTCGGAGACTATGAGGAGAGGACCACGTTCCACAGGGTCGGGTTCTTTAATGCTCTTGGACCAATCAAAATGCTGGCTGCTGGTTCCAACACCTCCGCTGCTCTCACAG CGAGCGGTAAACTCTTCATGTGGGGCGACAACACTGAGGGTCAGATCGGATTGGGGAAGGAAAGCCAGGCCTGCACGCCACAGGAAGTCAGCGTCGGACGGCCGGTCAGCTGGGTGGCCTGCGGCTACTACCACTCTGCTCTAGTGACAG TGGACGGAGCTCTGTACACGTTCGGGGAGCGGGATAGTGGGAAACTGGGTCTGGGCACGGACCAGCTGCCAGGACACAGAGTCCCACAGCTGGTGAAGAGCATCAAGGAGCCGGTGACACAGGTGGCCTGTGGCGGCGGACACACTGTAGCACTTACAG AGGACGACATGTACACCTTCGGCCTGGGTCAGTTCGGCCAGCTCGGCCACGGCACTTTTACTTTTGAGTCTCGGCTGCCGCGGCTGGTCGATCACTTCAAGAGGGGGCGGGTCTGTCGGGTGGCCTGTGGAGAAAACCACACCGCCGTCATCACAG ATGGCGGCCTGCTGTACTCCTTTGGAGACGGCAGACATGGTAAACTGGGTCTGGGAGAGGAAAACTTCACCAACCAGTTTAAACCGACCCTGTGTCCACGATTCCTCAGATACAACGTTCAGGCT GCCACGTGTGGCGGCTGTCACATGGTGGTGCTGGCTCGGCCGAGGAGCCGGGGCTGCAGTGATGTGACCCTGGAGGAGGACGATGTGATGGAGGATTATCTAGAGAAACCGTACGTGGAGCTGCTGGGGGACACCGCCGACTCCTCCGCCCTGCATAGGAGCCTCTCCGCCCGGGTTCgtaggagagagagg GAACGATCTCCAGACCAGTTTGGCGCAATGTTCCGCACGCTGCCCGCCATGACACCTAACTCGCTCCACCCTCCGCTGCCTGTTTCCAGCCAGACCATCCCACCCAGGCTGCCTCCACctgagctgacacacagaaaggtGCTCAATGGCACTCACCAGGGGTCAATCCACCAGG AGCAGACGGGGGGCGACACagacagtgttgtggagagccTGACGGACACTGACAGCGTCAGAGGCCTGGGAGACACCACAGACTTCCTCAACATG ACACATGTGATGAAGATGGACCCCAGCGATAAAACACTCACTCTGTCTCCCATTCAGAAG GAGCTGACAAAAGGATTTGAGGAAGAAGGcaaaggtgaggaagaggaggaggagaaggaagatgatgaagaggaggaggatgaaccCTCAGAGGACACTGAGGGTGGT CCGCCGCAGGAGGAGCCTGAGGCTgatggagagcagagag ATGGCGCCAGCGAGCAGCCCgacactgcagaggaagagacgGCGCAGGACGACAGCCGGCCAGCCAACGGGACGGCCGCCGGCAGAAGTCTGTCAGGCTCCCACAACAGAAAGGTCAGTCTGCTGTTCCCCACGTTAGatccacagaacacacacaggaccatgtcctctctgtccccagCTGTCCCTCTTCAGACGACTGTCCTCATCCAGGATGAAGCCACCAAACAACAGGGACCAAACCCCGGCGGAGGCCCCTGTCAGCAGAGACGGAGCCGTCCACGGAGAACCCCTATCTCCATCCTCCACTGA
- the LOC114431991 gene encoding X-linked retinitis pigmentosa GTPase regulator-like isoform X4, which produces MAGEAEDEIPGSGAVFTFGKSKFADNIPSIFWLKNDTPLKIACGDEHTALVTENGKLFMFGSNNWGQLGLGSKLTVNKPTCVKALKSEKVQLVACGRNHTLICTAKGKVYTSGGNSEGQLGLGDYEERTTFHRVGFFNALGPIKMLAAGSNTSAALTASGKLFMWGDNTEGQIGLGKESQACTPQEVSVGRPVSWVACGYYHSALVTVDGALYTFGERDSGKLGLGTDQLPGHRVPQLVKSIKEPVTQVACGGGHTVALTEDDMYTFGLGQFGQLGHGTFTFESRLPRLVDHFKRGRVCRVACGENHTAVITDGGLLYSFGDGRHGKLGLGEENFTNQFKPTLCPRFLRYNVQAATCGGCHMVVLARPRSRGCSDVTLEEDDVMEDYLEKPYVELLGDTADSSALHRSLSARVRRRERERSPDQFGAMFRTLPAMTPNSLHPPLPVSSQTIPPRLPPPELTHRKVLNGTHQGSIHQEQTGGDTDSVVESLTDTDSVRGLGDTTDFLNMTHVMKMDPSDKTLTLSPIQKRKGKSGKAVKEQSQRKERKLSKQSSFSSASPSRASEVVSPRRALPTELLRSHSARSLSSQSSQRQKKRSQDKENRILTMQELHKDTTLTLEDIMKAASKQRPKTVQAKRQLIGVGRKSAAETASGVSPKSADPKAKQVESGRVQSSPIVVQRAVSSPDRRSHTDSPGESKGSPGSERRARSKDNTDLSKTSKNEKNRIEAQAKTGKQKKSDLSLLAGAASLAAGSILIQEAAARSHARSPSPSDSSRGVLQDGVSRFRSDESESCAADFSNKSAVSINIIPAPESPELRTSQDVSEEQTDSAASKDEEEDEDSRGQRTSPEVSEEEEDVHHSVGKDTEDEEDGKDSDTLQPEDQSESDEDEEEREEEEEEEEERTSGATRSEDEAEDKESKGGDAEEEGEEEESEEELSHETESKGTETAEDEEGEDEEEQLESEAEEEEGESEASKSSEERQESEAESETEEGEEEDEEEEEEDEDREEEVESESEEDEESEAEEGEEEEEGEEEEEEGEGEEEGEEEEEEEGEGEEEGEEEEEEGEGEEEEEGQKETSEEEEEELEEEEGEEEEEENEQNSEEGVDDDDEEEEGEEEEEAVSNDDQRSEEEEDDNEDNEEEDEEGDEEEEEVVKNKVSAEVRRQRAKSAAGSRLRSGVKGQAAGEAEEFWDDVLPQYLNLK; this is translated from the exons ATGGCAGGGGAGGCTGAGGACGAGATACCGG GATCCGGAGCCGTTTTCACTTTTGGAAAAAGCAAGTTTGCAGACAACATTCCCAGTATATTTTGGCTTAAAAACGACACCCCCCTAAAGATAGCGTGCGGGGACGAGCACACGGCTTTGGTGACAG AGAATGGAAAACTCTTCATGTTCGGCAGCAACAACTGGGGCCAGCTCGGCCTGGGGTCCAAACTGACTGTGAACAAGCCCACTTGTGTCAAAG CTCTGAAGTCTGAGAAGGTCCAGCTCGTGGCCTGTGGAAGGAACCACACCCTCATCTGCACAG CTAAAGGCAAAGTGTACACATCAGGCGGGAACAGCGAGGGACAGCTGGGGCTCGGAGACTATGAGGAGAGGACCACGTTCCACAGGGTCGGGTTCTTTAATGCTCTTGGACCAATCAAAATGCTGGCTGCTGGTTCCAACACCTCCGCTGCTCTCACAG CGAGCGGTAAACTCTTCATGTGGGGCGACAACACTGAGGGTCAGATCGGATTGGGGAAGGAAAGCCAGGCCTGCACGCCACAGGAAGTCAGCGTCGGACGGCCGGTCAGCTGGGTGGCCTGCGGCTACTACCACTCTGCTCTAGTGACAG TGGACGGAGCTCTGTACACGTTCGGGGAGCGGGATAGTGGGAAACTGGGTCTGGGCACGGACCAGCTGCCAGGACACAGAGTCCCACAGCTGGTGAAGAGCATCAAGGAGCCGGTGACACAGGTGGCCTGTGGCGGCGGACACACTGTAGCACTTACAG AGGACGACATGTACACCTTCGGCCTGGGTCAGTTCGGCCAGCTCGGCCACGGCACTTTTACTTTTGAGTCTCGGCTGCCGCGGCTGGTCGATCACTTCAAGAGGGGGCGGGTCTGTCGGGTGGCCTGTGGAGAAAACCACACCGCCGTCATCACAG ATGGCGGCCTGCTGTACTCCTTTGGAGACGGCAGACATGGTAAACTGGGTCTGGGAGAGGAAAACTTCACCAACCAGTTTAAACCGACCCTGTGTCCACGATTCCTCAGATACAACGTTCAGGCT GCCACGTGTGGCGGCTGTCACATGGTGGTGCTGGCTCGGCCGAGGAGCCGGGGCTGCAGTGATGTGACCCTGGAGGAGGACGATGTGATGGAGGATTATCTAGAGAAACCGTACGTGGAGCTGCTGGGGGACACCGCCGACTCCTCCGCCCTGCATAGGAGCCTCTCCGCCCGGGTTCgtaggagagagagg GAACGATCTCCAGACCAGTTTGGCGCAATGTTCCGCACGCTGCCCGCCATGACACCTAACTCGCTCCACCCTCCGCTGCCTGTTTCCAGCCAGACCATCCCACCCAGGCTGCCTCCACctgagctgacacacagaaaggtGCTCAATGGCACTCACCAGGGGTCAATCCACCAGG AGCAGACGGGGGGCGACACagacagtgttgtggagagccTGACGGACACTGACAGCGTCAGAGGCCTGGGAGACACCACAGACTTCCTCAACATG ACACATGTGATGAAGATGGACCCCAGCGATAAAACACTCACTCTGTCTCCCATTCAGAAG AGGAAGGGTAAGAGTGGTAAGGCTGTAAAAGAGCAGAGccaaagaaaggaaaggaagcTGTCAAAGCAGAGCAGCTTCTCTTCAGCTTCCCCGTCTCGTGCGAGTGAGGTTGTCTCTCCTCGCCGAGCTTTACCCACCGAGCTCCTGAGGAGCCACAGCGCCCGCTCGCTGTCCTCTCAGAGCTcgcagaggcagaaaaaaaggagccaGGACAAAGAGAATCGGATCCTCACCATGCAGGAgctgcacaaagacacaactCTGACGCTGGAGGACATCATGAAGGCGGCGTCCAAACAGCGGCCCAAGACAGTCCAGGCCAAAAGGCAGCTGATAGGTGTGGGCAGGAAGTCCGCAGCAGAAACTGCCTCAGGTGTCAGCCCAAAATCTGCAGACCCAAAGGCGAAACAAGTGGAGTCTGGAAGGGTTCAAAGCAGTCCGATAGTTGTACAGCGTGCAGTCAGCTCGCCAGACAGACGCAGTCACACGGACTCACCCGGAGAGAGCAAAGGGAGCCCTGGTTCTGAAAGAAGGGCCAGATCTAAAGATAACACAGATCTGTCTAAAACTTCTAAGAATGAGAAGAACAGAATCGAAGCTCAGGccaaaacaggaaaacagaaaaagtccGACCTCAGCCTGCTCGCTGGAGCTGCTTCACTGGCAGCTGGATCCATTTTAATCCAAGAAGCAGCGGCCAGGAGTCACGCCCGCTCACCATCACCATCCGACAGCAGCCGCGGCGTCCTGCAGGACGGCGTGAGCCGCTTCAGGAGCGACGAATCCGAATCCTGCGCTGCAGATTTCAGCAACAAATCAGCAGTCAGCATCAACATCATACCTGCACCCGAGAGTCCGGAGCTGAGGACGAGTCAGGACGTCAGCGAGGAGCAGACGGACTCTGCAGCAAGCAAagacgaagaggaggacgaagacagCAGAGGGCAGAGGACAAGTCCAGAAGtcagcgaggaagaggaggatgtcCATCACAGTGTTGGCAAGGacacagaagatgaagaggatggAAAAGACAGTGACACTCTTCAGCCAGAAGATCAGTCAGaaagtgatgaagatgaggaagaacgcgaggaggaggaggaggaggaggaggagcgaaCAAGTGGGGCAACAAGGAGTGAAGATGAGGCTGAAGACAAGGAGAGCAAAGGAGgtgatgcagaggaagaaggagaggaagaggaaagtgaggaagAGTTGAGTCATGAGACAGAGAGCAAGGGGACAGAGACagctgaagatgaggagggggaggatgaggaggagcagctggaaagtgaggcagaagaagaggaaggtgaaAGTGAGGCGTCAAAGTCCtcagaggagagacaggagagtgaggcagagagtgagactgaggagggagaggaggaggatgaggaggaagaggaggaagatgaggacagagaggaggaggtagaAAGTGAGAGCGAGGAAGACGAGG agagtgaggcagaagaaggagaggaggaagaggaaggagaggaggaggaggaggaaggggagggggaagaggaaggagaggaggaggaggaggaggaaggggagggggaagaggaaggagaggaggaggaggaggaaggggagggggaagaggaagaggaggggcaaAAAGAGActagtgaggaggaagaagaagaactggaggaagaggagggtgaagaagaagaagaagagaatgagCAGAACAGTGAGGAAGGAGTTGATGATgacgatgaggaggaggaaggtgaagaagaggaggaggctgtcAGCAATGACGACCAAAgaagtgaagaagaggaagatgacaaTGAGgacaatgaggaggaggatgaggaaggtgatgaggaagaggaggaggttgtCAAAAACAAGGTCTCTGCTGAGGTCAGAAGACAAAGAGCTAAGTCTGCAGCTGGAAGCAGGTTGAggtcaggggtcaaaggtcaggctgCCGGCGAGGCAGAGGAGTTCTGGGACGATGTTTTACCTCAGTACCTGAACCTGAAGTGA
- the LOC114431991 gene encoding X-linked retinitis pigmentosa GTPase regulator-like isoform X1, translating to MAGEAEDEIPGSGAVFTFGKSKFADNIPSIFWLKNDTPLKIACGDEHTALVTENGKLFMFGSNNWGQLGLGSKLTVNKPTCVKALKSEKVQLVACGRNHTLICTAKGKVYTSGGNSEGQLGLGDYEERTTFHRVGFFNALGPIKMLAAGSNTSAALTASGKLFMWGDNTEGQIGLGKESQACTPQEVSVGRPVSWVACGYYHSALVTVDGALYTFGERDSGKLGLGTDQLPGHRVPQLVKSIKEPVTQVACGGGHTVALTEDDMYTFGLGQFGQLGHGTFTFESRLPRLVDHFKRGRVCRVACGENHTAVITDGGLLYSFGDGRHGKLGLGEENFTNQFKPTLCPRFLRYNVQAATCGGCHMVVLARPRSRGCSDVTLEEDDVMEDYLEKPYVELLGDTADSSALHRSLSARVRRRERERSPDQFGAMFRTLPAMTPNSLHPPLPVSSQTIPPRLPPPELTHRKVLNGTHQGSIHQEQTGGDTDSVVESLTDTDSVRGLGDTTDFLNMTHVMKMDPSDKTLTLSPIQKELTKGFEEEGKGEEEEEEKEDDEEEEDEPSEDTEGGPPQEEPEADGEQRADGASEQPDTAEEETAQDDSRPANGTAAGRSLSGSHNRKVSLLFPTLDPQNTHRTMSSLSPAVPLQTTVLIQDEATKQQGPNPGGGPCQQRRSRPRRTPISILH from the exons ATGGCAGGGGAGGCTGAGGACGAGATACCGG GATCCGGAGCCGTTTTCACTTTTGGAAAAAGCAAGTTTGCAGACAACATTCCCAGTATATTTTGGCTTAAAAACGACACCCCCCTAAAGATAGCGTGCGGGGACGAGCACACGGCTTTGGTGACAG AGAATGGAAAACTCTTCATGTTCGGCAGCAACAACTGGGGCCAGCTCGGCCTGGGGTCCAAACTGACTGTGAACAAGCCCACTTGTGTCAAAG CTCTGAAGTCTGAGAAGGTCCAGCTCGTGGCCTGTGGAAGGAACCACACCCTCATCTGCACAG CTAAAGGCAAAGTGTACACATCAGGCGGGAACAGCGAGGGACAGCTGGGGCTCGGAGACTATGAGGAGAGGACCACGTTCCACAGGGTCGGGTTCTTTAATGCTCTTGGACCAATCAAAATGCTGGCTGCTGGTTCCAACACCTCCGCTGCTCTCACAG CGAGCGGTAAACTCTTCATGTGGGGCGACAACACTGAGGGTCAGATCGGATTGGGGAAGGAAAGCCAGGCCTGCACGCCACAGGAAGTCAGCGTCGGACGGCCGGTCAGCTGGGTGGCCTGCGGCTACTACCACTCTGCTCTAGTGACAG TGGACGGAGCTCTGTACACGTTCGGGGAGCGGGATAGTGGGAAACTGGGTCTGGGCACGGACCAGCTGCCAGGACACAGAGTCCCACAGCTGGTGAAGAGCATCAAGGAGCCGGTGACACAGGTGGCCTGTGGCGGCGGACACACTGTAGCACTTACAG AGGACGACATGTACACCTTCGGCCTGGGTCAGTTCGGCCAGCTCGGCCACGGCACTTTTACTTTTGAGTCTCGGCTGCCGCGGCTGGTCGATCACTTCAAGAGGGGGCGGGTCTGTCGGGTGGCCTGTGGAGAAAACCACACCGCCGTCATCACAG ATGGCGGCCTGCTGTACTCCTTTGGAGACGGCAGACATGGTAAACTGGGTCTGGGAGAGGAAAACTTCACCAACCAGTTTAAACCGACCCTGTGTCCACGATTCCTCAGATACAACGTTCAGGCT GCCACGTGTGGCGGCTGTCACATGGTGGTGCTGGCTCGGCCGAGGAGCCGGGGCTGCAGTGATGTGACCCTGGAGGAGGACGATGTGATGGAGGATTATCTAGAGAAACCGTACGTGGAGCTGCTGGGGGACACCGCCGACTCCTCCGCCCTGCATAGGAGCCTCTCCGCCCGGGTTCgtaggagagagagg GAACGATCTCCAGACCAGTTTGGCGCAATGTTCCGCACGCTGCCCGCCATGACACCTAACTCGCTCCACCCTCCGCTGCCTGTTTCCAGCCAGACCATCCCACCCAGGCTGCCTCCACctgagctgacacacagaaaggtGCTCAATGGCACTCACCAGGGGTCAATCCACCAGG AGCAGACGGGGGGCGACACagacagtgttgtggagagccTGACGGACACTGACAGCGTCAGAGGCCTGGGAGACACCACAGACTTCCTCAACATG ACACATGTGATGAAGATGGACCCCAGCGATAAAACACTCACTCTGTCTCCCATTCAGAAG GAGCTGACAAAAGGATTTGAGGAAGAAGGcaaaggtgaggaagaggaggaggagaaggaagatgatgaagaggaggaggatgaaccCTCAGAGGACACTGAGGGTGGT CCGCCGCAGGAGGAGCCTGAGGCTgatggagagcagagag CAGATGGCGCCAGCGAGCAGCCCgacactgcagaggaagagacgGCGCAGGACGACAGCCGGCCAGCCAACGGGACGGCCGCCGGCAGAAGTCTGTCAGGCTCCCACAACAGAAAGGTCAGTCTGCTGTTCCCCACGTTAGatccacagaacacacacaggaccatgtcctctctgtccccagCTGTCCCTCTTCAGACGACTGTCCTCATCCAGGATGAAGCCACCAAACAACAGGGACCAAACCCCGGCGGAGGCCCCTGTCAGCAGAGACGGAGCCGTCCACGGAGAACCCCTATCTCCATCCTCCACTGA
- the LOC114431991 gene encoding X-linked retinitis pigmentosa GTPase regulator-like isoform X2: MAGEAEDEIPGSGAVFTFGKSKFADNIPSIFWLKNDTPLKIACGDEHTALVTENGKLFMFGSNNWGQLGLGSKLTVNKPTCVKALKSEKVQLVACGRNHTLICTAKGKVYTSGGNSEGQLGLGDYEERTTFHRVGFFNALGPIKMLAAGSNTSAALTASGKLFMWGDNTEGQIGLGKESQACTPQEVSVGRPVSWVACGYYHSALVTVDGALYTFGERDSGKLGLGTDQLPGHRVPQLVKSIKEPVTQVACGGGHTVALTEDDMYTFGLGQFGQLGHGTFTFESRLPRLVDHFKRGRVCRVACGENHTAVITDGGLLYSFGDGRHGKLGLGEENFTNQFKPTLCPRFLRYNVQAATCGGCHMVVLARPRSRGCSDVTLEEDDVMEDYLEKPYVELLGDTADSSALHRSLSARVRRRERERSPDQFGAMFRTLPAMTPNSLHPPLPVSSQTIPPRLPPPELTHRKVLNGTHQGSIHQEQTGGDTDSVVESLTDTDSVRGLGDTTDFLNMTHVMKMDPSDKTLTLSPIQKELTKGFEEEGKGEEEEEEKEDDEEEEDEPSEDTEGGPPQEEPEADGEQRADGASEQPDTAEEETAQDDSRPANGTAAGRSLSGSHNRKLSLFRRLSSSRMKPPNNRDQTPAEAPVSRDGAVHGEPLSPSSTETRGATRGATRGARSGACTVL; the protein is encoded by the exons ATGGCAGGGGAGGCTGAGGACGAGATACCGG GATCCGGAGCCGTTTTCACTTTTGGAAAAAGCAAGTTTGCAGACAACATTCCCAGTATATTTTGGCTTAAAAACGACACCCCCCTAAAGATAGCGTGCGGGGACGAGCACACGGCTTTGGTGACAG AGAATGGAAAACTCTTCATGTTCGGCAGCAACAACTGGGGCCAGCTCGGCCTGGGGTCCAAACTGACTGTGAACAAGCCCACTTGTGTCAAAG CTCTGAAGTCTGAGAAGGTCCAGCTCGTGGCCTGTGGAAGGAACCACACCCTCATCTGCACAG CTAAAGGCAAAGTGTACACATCAGGCGGGAACAGCGAGGGACAGCTGGGGCTCGGAGACTATGAGGAGAGGACCACGTTCCACAGGGTCGGGTTCTTTAATGCTCTTGGACCAATCAAAATGCTGGCTGCTGGTTCCAACACCTCCGCTGCTCTCACAG CGAGCGGTAAACTCTTCATGTGGGGCGACAACACTGAGGGTCAGATCGGATTGGGGAAGGAAAGCCAGGCCTGCACGCCACAGGAAGTCAGCGTCGGACGGCCGGTCAGCTGGGTGGCCTGCGGCTACTACCACTCTGCTCTAGTGACAG TGGACGGAGCTCTGTACACGTTCGGGGAGCGGGATAGTGGGAAACTGGGTCTGGGCACGGACCAGCTGCCAGGACACAGAGTCCCACAGCTGGTGAAGAGCATCAAGGAGCCGGTGACACAGGTGGCCTGTGGCGGCGGACACACTGTAGCACTTACAG AGGACGACATGTACACCTTCGGCCTGGGTCAGTTCGGCCAGCTCGGCCACGGCACTTTTACTTTTGAGTCTCGGCTGCCGCGGCTGGTCGATCACTTCAAGAGGGGGCGGGTCTGTCGGGTGGCCTGTGGAGAAAACCACACCGCCGTCATCACAG ATGGCGGCCTGCTGTACTCCTTTGGAGACGGCAGACATGGTAAACTGGGTCTGGGAGAGGAAAACTTCACCAACCAGTTTAAACCGACCCTGTGTCCACGATTCCTCAGATACAACGTTCAGGCT GCCACGTGTGGCGGCTGTCACATGGTGGTGCTGGCTCGGCCGAGGAGCCGGGGCTGCAGTGATGTGACCCTGGAGGAGGACGATGTGATGGAGGATTATCTAGAGAAACCGTACGTGGAGCTGCTGGGGGACACCGCCGACTCCTCCGCCCTGCATAGGAGCCTCTCCGCCCGGGTTCgtaggagagagagg GAACGATCTCCAGACCAGTTTGGCGCAATGTTCCGCACGCTGCCCGCCATGACACCTAACTCGCTCCACCCTCCGCTGCCTGTTTCCAGCCAGACCATCCCACCCAGGCTGCCTCCACctgagctgacacacagaaaggtGCTCAATGGCACTCACCAGGGGTCAATCCACCAGG AGCAGACGGGGGGCGACACagacagtgttgtggagagccTGACGGACACTGACAGCGTCAGAGGCCTGGGAGACACCACAGACTTCCTCAACATG ACACATGTGATGAAGATGGACCCCAGCGATAAAACACTCACTCTGTCTCCCATTCAGAAG GAGCTGACAAAAGGATTTGAGGAAGAAGGcaaaggtgaggaagaggaggaggagaaggaagatgatgaagaggaggaggatgaaccCTCAGAGGACACTGAGGGTGGT CCGCCGCAGGAGGAGCCTGAGGCTgatggagagcagagag CAGATGGCGCCAGCGAGCAGCCCgacactgcagaggaagagacgGCGCAGGACGACAGCCGGCCAGCCAACGGGACGGCCGCCGGCAGAAGTCTGTCAGGCTCCCACAACAGAAAG CTGTCCCTCTTCAGACGACTGTCCTCATCCAGGATGAAGCCACCAAACAACAGGGACCAAACCCCGGCGGAGGCCCCTGTCAGCAGAGACGGAGCCGTCCACGGAGAACCCCTATCTCCATCCTCCACTGAGACCAGAGGGGCGACCCGGGGGGCGACCCGGGGGGCGCGCTCCGGGGCCTGCACAGTACTGTGA